The following coding sequences lie in one Yamadazyma tenuis chromosome 3, complete sequence genomic window:
- the CHT3 gene encoding Chitinase 3 (CAZy:GH18; COG:G; EggNog:ENOG503NVBP), which produces MISVLLALALTANVWGFDISSQSNVAVYWGQNSYGSQTRLKDYCVDEVDIVLLSFLYSFPDDLQLNFANQCSGTFSDGLADCETIGEDIAYCQEQGKIVLLSMGGATGSYGFTDDDEATDFASTLWNKFGGGSDDERPFGDAIVDGFDFDIESNVQTGMAALGKGLLTQFEKDSSRKFYLSAAPQCPYPDASVGDLMEDVSLDFAFIQFYNNYCSLGTNFNWDTWQDYATNTSPNKDIKLFLGQPGGTTGAGSGYNDASVVAEYVSQIFNSGNFGGISLWDASQAFSNTDGSENYAQQMKALLEGNVGTSKATSTSKDTSTSKDTSTSKDTSTSKDTSTSKDTSTSKATSTTNVNVAIPSTKASTSTEASTSTKASTSTKASTSTKASTSTKASTSIKASTSIEASTSTEASTSTEATTSTEATTSTEATTSTEATTSTTTEAATAVTIPEITSKTKITSTTATTASTKPTVVADVSTLTASTSHAIVTTVKPEVVTKTTTSTSNGQAVTQVYTSTKTNTHVVTRTTTVPPHIVTITNYYTPSTLTTVRIVGTTTVVATKYMTPPGM; this is translated from the coding sequence TTTGACAGCCAATGTGTGGGGATTTGATATTTCGTCTCAGTCGAATGTGGCAGTTTATTGGGGCCAAAATTCCTATGGTCTGCAAACCAGATTGAAAGACTACTGTGTTGACGAAGTTGACATTGTTCTTTTGTCTTTCTTATACTCATTCCCAGATGACCTTCAACTTAACTTTGCCAATCAGTGCTCTGGTACCTTCTCCGATGGTTTGGCAGACTGTGAGACTATTGGTGAGGATATCGCCTACTGTCAGGAGCAGGGAAAAATTGTTTTATTATCTATGGGAGGTGCTACTGGGAGCTATGGATTTACTGATGACGACGAAGCAACCGACTTTGCATCCACCTTATGGAACAAGTTTGGAGGTGGTTCTGACGATGAAAGACCTTTTGGAGATGCTATAGTTGACGGGTTCGACTTTGATATTGAACTGAATGTACAAACTGGGATGGCTGCTTTAGGTAAAGGTTTATTGACCcagtttgaaaaagattcttcaagaaagtTTTACTTGTCTGCTGCTCCCCAATGTCCTTACCCTGACGCGTCTGTTGGTGATTTAATGGAAGATGTGTCTTTGGATTTCGCCTTCATTCAGTTCTATAATAACTACTGTCTGTTGGGAACCAACTTTAACTGGGACACCTGGCAAGATTATGCTACCAACACGTCTCCGAACAAagacatcaagttgttcttaGGTCAACCTGGTGGAACAACTGGGGCTGGTTCTGGTTATAATGATGCAAGTGTTGTTGCTGAGTATGTTAGTCAAATTTTCAACTCGGGTAATTTTGGGGGGATCTCATTGTGGGATGCTTCACAAGCATTTTCCAATACTGATGGAAGTGAGAACTATGCACAGCAAATGAAGGCTCTTTTGGAAGGCAATGTTGGTACCAGCAAAGCTACTCTGACCAGCAAAGATACTCTGACCAGCAAAGATACTCTGACCAGCAAAGATACTCTGACCAGCAAAGATACTCTGACCAGCAAAGATACTCTGACCAGCAAAGCTACACTGACCACCAATGTGAATGTGGCTATCCCTAGTACCAAGGCTAGCACCAGTACCGAGGCTAGCACCAGTACCAAGGCTAGCACCAGTACCAAGGCTAGCACCAGTACCAAGGCTAGCACCAGTACCAAGGCTAGCACCAGTATCAAGGCTAGCACCAGTATCGAGGCTAGCACCAGTACGGAGGCTAGCACTAGTACGGAGGCTACCACTAGTACGGAGGCTACCACTAGTACGGAGGCTACCACTAGTACGGAGGCTACCACTAGTACCACTACTGAAGCAGCTACTGCTGTAACCATTCCTGAAATCACCTCTAAAACCAAAATCACGAGCACAACAGCTACCACCGCTTCTACCAAGCCAACTGTAGTTGCTGATGTATCTACCTTGAcagcttcaacttctcatGCGATAGTAACAACTGTCAAACCTGAAGTAGtcaccaaaaccaccactTCAACTAGCAATGGCCAAGCCGTTACCCAAGTTTATACCTCCACAAAAACCAATACTCACGTTGTGACCAGAACCACCACAGTTCCTCCTCACATCGTCACTATTACAAACTATTATACCCCTTCCACCTTGACCACCGTCAGAATCGTTGgcaccaccaccgtggTTGCCACCAAGTACATGACCCCACCAGGAATGTAA
- the RRG7 gene encoding Required for respiratory growth protein 7, mitochondrial (COG:S; EggNog:ENOG503P3G7; BUSCO:EOG09264YIJ), which produces MPSALEWYYPTTSLVWKKHASLAPSSLSQVKNCEQYLQHCHTNNVSFTSTVFRGTLYEYASKAFLEDKLKCFDLVRKGGAFDNGIDLVGKWDLSHFFKLNETDIKAAKVLRSRAKVIPIITNSKELHELKNTKSTKKNISIKHDINILVQCKNHRTKIKASILRELVGIYSQYIKNDDDKNSTFMVLMSPSPLSKQAHSIIDQTSIPLIHIILSPLELSSHDTSIDNSVIDSWDGGVVQSIYLNSYSKILLKYLNIELEFQKLKSYIMLS; this is translated from the coding sequence ATGCCGTCAGCCCTAGAATGGTACtatccaacaacttcgCTTGTGTGGAAGAAACACGCTTCATTGGCGCCATCTTCGTTATCTCAGGTGAAGAACTGCGAACAGTATCTCCAGCATTGTCATACCAATAATGTCAGCTTTACGTCGACGGTGTTTCGAGGAACTTTATATGAGTATGCTTCAAAGGCCTTTCTAGAGGATAAGCTCAAGTGCTTCGACCTTGTCAGAAAGGGTGGTGCCTTTGATAATGGTATAGACCTAGTGGGAAAATGGGACTTGTCTCACTTTTTTAAACTCAATGAAACTGATATAAAGGCCGCCAAAGTGCTTCGAAGCCGGGCCAAAGTGATACctatcatcaccaactccaaagaattacacgaattgaagaacacCAAATCGACCAAAAAGAACATCTCCATCAAACACGATATCAACATATTAGTGCAGTGTAAGAACCACCGAACTAAAATCAAGGCCAGTATCCTCCGAGAGTTGGTGGGAATATACTCGCAGTATATCAAGAATGACGACGACAAAAACTCAACGTTCATGGTGTTGATGAGTCCATCTCCTTTATCTAAACAGGCACATTCAATAATTGATCAAACAAGTATTCCTTTGATCCATATAATCCTTCTGCCTTTAGAACTCAGCAGTCATGACACCAGCATAGACAACTCAGTTATAGACAGCTGGGATGGTGGAGTGGTCCAGTCGATTTACCTCAATAGCTATTCCAAGATCCTtctcaagtacttgaacattGAGCTCGAATTTCAAAAATTAAAGCTGTATATTATGTTATCTTAG
- a CDS encoding uncharacterized protein (EggNog:ENOG503P9BJ) encodes MWVLYVVFAWILSQVAANSDENTIRLYAKSLTTRESIDIGSISVDEKSKAQFISSEKSFGEGEFCVGTADVAHHECFAVASGPSIATGVFVVQLDQLKHIGSISLQNDASTSSRVAVKSAKVVPAPNLKPSTKPPKPQPEIRRVKQTTTDSTGATVEVEVEVEEEPKSWIQKNWMYVVPPLLILFVVLGDDDKK; translated from the coding sequence ATGTGGGTTTTGTATGTGGTTTTTGCATGGATCTTGAGCCAAGTGGCGGCCAATTCCGACGAGAACACTATCCGGTTATATGCCAAGCTGCTCACTACGCGAGAGCTGATTGATATCGGGTCCATAtctgttgatgagaaaTCAAAGGCTCAGTTCATAAGCAGTGAAAAATCTTTTGGCGAGGGGGAATTCTGCGTGGGGACGGCCGATGTGGCACACCACGAGTGCTTCGCAGTCGCCAGTGGCCCATCCATCGCAACCGGGGTATTTGTGGTACAATTGGATCAACTTAAGCACATTGGCAGCATCTCACTCCAAAACGACGCCAGCACCTCGTCCCGCGTGGCGGTGAAGAGCGCCAAAGTGGTGCCAGCCCCCAATCTAAAGCCCAGCACCAAGCCACCGAAACCCCAGCCGGAGATCCGCAGAGTCAAGCAAACTACAACCGATAGCACAGGAGCCACGGTGGAGGTAGAGGTAGAAGTAGAGGAAGAGCCCAAATCATGGATCCAGAAAAACTGGATGTATGTGGTGCCACcgttgttgattttgtttgtggtgctAGGTGACGACGACAAGAAATAA
- the NdufS1 gene encoding ndufs1 NADH-ubiquinone oxidoreductase subunit (COG:C; EggNog:ENOG503NW5Z), translating to MLAARSSQILRNRGAQRFFQSSARVLADVQVTVDGKTVNIEAGSSIIQAADKAGVTIPRYCYHDKLAIAGNCRMCLVDVERMPKLIASCAMPVQNGMVVHTDSERIKKAREGVTEMLLENHPLDCPVCDQGGECDLQDQSQRYGSDRGRFKELVGKRAVENKAIGPLVKTSMNRCIHCTRCVRFMNDVAGAPELGTAGRGNDMQIGTYIERNINSEMSGNIIDLCPVGALTSKPYAFRARPWELKRTETIDVMDAIGSNVRVDARGIEVMRVLPRLNDEVNEEWISDKSRFACDGLKTQRLTNPLIRNGNSFDVSTWDEALAKITEAFKTIQPKANEIKAITGALTDAESMVALKDLLNKLDSEHVTTDVQLSTDATGFDVRANYIFNSTIDGIEDADQILLVGTNPRHEAAVLNARIRKVWLRSELEVSQIGEEFSSTFGLDHLGTDSKALKKALDGGYGKKLAQAKKPLIIVGSGVADSEDLSAIYKIIGEFASKNANFNSPEWNGVNLLHREASRAAALDLGFQTVSKQVAETKPKIIYLLGADEIANKDIPKDAFVIYQGHHGDLGASFADVILPGSAYTEKSATYVNTEGRVQTTRAAVNPPGVAREDWKIIRALSEYLGQTLPYNDIYAIRSRLGQIAPHLVRHDVIEPTSSEVATIGLKDITTRTKSITTVGVPLKNPIKNFYFTDVISRSSPTMAKCIGTFGAKVDKIIDEKPQIDMA from the coding sequence ATGTTGGCAGCTAGATCTAGTCAAATACTTCGAAACCGTGGTGCTCAGCGGTTTTTCCAATCATCTGCCCGGGTGTTGGCCGACGTACAAGTCACTGTCGACGGCAAGACTGTCAACATAGAAGCCGGCTCTTCAATCATTCAAGCTGCCGATAAAGCTGGTGTAACGATTCCTCGTTACTGTTACCATGATAAGTTGGCAATTGCTGGTAACTGTCGTATGTGTTTGGTCGATGTCGAAAGAATGCCCAAGTTGATTGCATCATGTGCCATGCCCGTCCAGAACGGGATGGTGGTTCATACCGATTCCGAGAGAATCAAGAAAGCTAGAGAAGGTGTGACAGAAATGTTATTGGAAAACCATCCATTGGATTGTCCAGTTTGTGACCAGGGTGGTGAGTGTGATTTACAAGACCAGTCACAGAGATATGGAAGTGACAGAGGTAGAttcaaggagttggtggGTAAGAGAGCCGTTGAAAACAAGGCAATTGGTCCTTTGGTTAAGACTTCCATGAACAGATGTATTCACTGTACCAGATGTGTTAGATTCATGAACGATGTGGCCGGGGCCCCAGAATTGGGTACGGCCGGTAGGGGTAACGATATGCAAATCGGTACTTatattgaaagaaacaTCAACTCTGAAATGTCTGGTAACATCATTGATTTATGTCCTGTGGGGGCCTTAACTTCCAAGCCATATGCTTTCAGAGCCAGACCTTgggaattgaagagaacTGAAACCATCGATGTGATGGATGCTATTGGCTCCAACGTTAGAGTTGATGCCAGGGGTATTGAAGTCATGAGAGTATTACCTAGATTGAATGATGAAGTTAACGAAGAATGGATCTCCGATAAGTCCAGATTTGCTTGTGACGGTTTGAAGACCCAAAGATTGACTAATCCTTTAATCAGAAATGGTAACTCCTTTGATGTGTCTACTTGGGATGAAgccttggccaaaatcaccGAGGCTTTCAAGACCATTCAACCAAAAGccaatgaaatcaaagcCATTACTGGTGCGTTAACTGATGCCGAGTCTATGGTTGCCTTGAAGGACTTACTCAACAAATTGGACTCTGAACACGTCACCACTGATGTTCAGTTATCCACCGATGCCACTGGATTCGATGTCAGAGCTAACTACATTTTTAACTCCACCATCGATGGAATTGAAGATGCCGATCAAATCTTATTGGTGGGTACCAACCCCAGACATGAAGCAGCTGTGTTGAATGCCAGAATCAGAAAGGTGTGGTTGAGATCCGAATTGGAAGTCAGccaaattggtgaagaattCTCTTCTACCTTCGGATTAGACCATTTGGGTACTGATTCCAAGGCCTTGAAGAAAGCTTTGGATGGTGGATACGGTAAAAAATTGGCCCAGGCCAAGAAGCCATTAATCATCGTTGGTTCTGGTGTGGCAGACTCTGAAGATTTGAGTGCCATTTACAAGATTATTGGAGAGTTTGCTTCAAAGAatgccaacttcaattccccAGAGTGGAATGGAGTTAACTTATTACACAGGGAAGCTTCTAGAGCCGCAGCTTTAGACTTGGGATTCCAAACCGTGTCCAAGCAAGTGGCAGAaacaaagccaaagatAATCTATTTGTTGGGTGCTGATGAAATTGCCAACAAAGACATTCCAAAAGATGCCTTTGTTATTTACCAAGGACACCATGGTGACTTGGGTGCGTCATTTGCCGATGTCATCTTACCCGGTTCAGCTTACACGGAGAAGTCTGCTACTTATGTCAATACCGAAGGTAGAGTTCAAACCACCAGAGCTGCTGTTAACCCTCCAGGAGTTGCCAGAGAAGACTGGAAGATCATCAGAGCTTTATCTGAGTACTTGGGACAAACATTACCATACAATGATATTTATGCCATCAGATCTAGATTGGGACAAATTGCCCCACATTTGGTGAGACATGATGTGATTGAACCAACCTCATCAGAAGTTGCTACCATTGGTCTCAAGGATATAACTACCAGAACCAAATCCATAACCACAGTTGGTGTaccattgaagaatccAATTAAGAACTTTTATTTCACTGACGTGATTTCGAGATCTTCTCCAACCATGGCTAAATGTATTGGGACCTTTGGAGCTAAAGTCGATAAAATTATCGACGAAAAGCCCCAAATCGACATGGCTTAA
- a CDS encoding uncharacterized protein (COG:S; EggNog:ENOG503P1JT): protein MSTKEARSNSMSPESDPTAFMNKWRQTRACARCRRLKMKCAFDNPNFGSCKRCFRSGFDCSFDNDPTAKFARKNRRASPMMVESVSPGITSESIVGSKTGDQISQVQNLVKLVSTSLSSLEHDFAIVPSILEGDKSRLQKLELSLGDVSSKLSNIMKATNSNSLRQFQDFHKTSALQECPYIPFGSNIVEEITQKHKLVSIEEFRIRHQFFLDEMLSYYPIISFSKTMTDFDYLYETDPLLLTGCVYVTTINDNGLFSRIKEKHYKLSNEALNQMLNYYLESFISYHVYIKANDFNYRLVDLCLILSLWCLPTTNSGHFKNQFHLLIGFNISLCIDLGDISKSLINKSYTNIPVLGDATEQRNHLRAFLSVYVSCGSLGLSLPRFKVVNWTTQHHTAVTFLMKEGEVDGVKLPTRNDRYLCYFSKVIRLGQEIFNYFSPSMMDTALSKKRDALFNNMLDPYTSSLSHTKFVLDNYEQRLYSLLIESGFMDSPEPESGKDQPKEKYLLSVIYYQLLMIVYDNLVSRYFLSETKGQGYLAVNTMQAPESVTPVQYIVKLIKLCENLLKSFIILGQERTINLPTFFFYRPMHSLILLIKLRILINSSNLTKWSPMIEPEDLKINAEVYFEGVHKLIHESQHKYSSIVCSRMAIILSRIEKWMHLSTGKRSSQPSRSQDQVQSENSNLVRMIDTSKEIENLRDPKEEAMEHNKDNNNIAQEFASEASSDVNPERPPIPSQGSLFSNSLQEIFQTIDSDVINFLNPWDPMDLDMNNSGFDASFVSMNMNEFQNTPGSGMGSMNPNVNGGLNNLSSNLGNNIGGDMGQNGGAW from the coding sequence ATGTCAACAAAAGAGGCTCGTTCCAATTCGATGTCTCCGGAGTCGGATCCCACAGCCTTCATGAACAAGTGGAGGCAGACCAGGGCCTGTGCTCGGTGCCGAAGACTTAAAATGAAGTGTGCTTTTGATAACCCTAATTTTGGATCCTGTAAGAGATGCTTTAGAAGTGGGTTTGACTGCTCTTTTGATAACGACCCCACGGCAAAGTTTGCCAGAAAGAATCGAAGGGCTTCTCCAATGATGGTGGAGAGTGTCAGTCCCGGAATCACTTCTGAATCTATTGTGGGCTCTAAAACTGGAGACCAGATTTCTCAAGTGCAGAATCTTGTAAAGTTGGTCTCCACGTCTTTAAGCTCGTTGGAGCACGATTTTGCCATTGTACCATCGATATTGGAAGGTGATAAGTCGAGGTTGCAGAAATTGGAGCTCAGCTTAGGTGATGTCTCCAGTAAATTAAGTAATATCATGAAagccaccaactccaacagTCTTAGGcagtttcaagattttcACAAGACTTCAGCTCTTCAGGAATGCCCGTACATTCCATTCGGATCCAACATagtggaagaaatcactCAGAAGCACAAACTCGTGAGTATAGAAGAGTTCAGAATACGGCACCAATTCTTTCTCGATGAGATGCTTTCGTATTACCCCATCATAtcgttttccaaaactATGACCGATTTCGACTACCTATATGAAACAGACCCGCTTTTATTAACGGGCTGTGTTTATGTGACTACAATCAATGACAATGGGCTTTTTTCTCGGATCAAAGAGAAGCATTACAAATTGTCTAATGAGGCGTTGAATCAAATGTTGAACTACTACTTGGAAAGCTTTATCTCGTATCATGTTTACATTAAGGCCAATGATTTCAACTATAGGTTGGTGGATTTGTGCTTGATATTATCGCTCTGGTGTTTgccaaccacaaactcgGGTCATTTCAAGAACCAATTCCACTTATTAATTGGGTTCAACATCTCGTTGTGCATTGATTTGGGAGATATTTCCAAAAGCTTGATCAATAAACTGTACACGAATATCCCCGTGTTGGGGGATGCGACCGAACAGAGGAATCACTTGAGAGCATTTCTAAGTGTGTATGTTTCTTGTGGTTCCTTGGGATTGTCGTTACCCAGATTCAAAGTAGTGAACTGGACTACTCAACATCACACAGCAGTAAcctttttgatgaaagaaggagaagtgGATGGAGTGAAGTTACCCACACGAAATGACCGGTATCTATGCTACTTTTCTAAAGTCATCAGATTGGGCCAAGAGATCTTCAATTATTTCAGTCCAAGTATGATGGATACAGCTCTCAGTAAGAAAAGAGATGCTTTATTCAATAACATGCTCGACCCATATACTTCATCATTATCCCACACCAAGTTTGTATTGGATAACTACGAACAGCGACTTTATTCTCTTCTCATTGAAAGTGGTTTTATGGACTCACCAGAGCCTGAAAGTGGAAAGGATCaacccaaagaaaagtaCTTGCTTTCTGTGATATACTACCAGCTACTTATGATAGTGTATGATAACTTGGTGAGCAGATATTTCTTGAGTGAGACAAAGGGCCAGGGCTATTTGGCCGTCAACACAATGCAAGCACCTGAAAGTGTCACTCCTGTTCAATACATtgtgaagttgatcaaattgtGTGAAAACTTGTTAAAGTCCTTCATTATTCTCGGCCAGGAACGTACTATTAACTTACCCacattcttcttctaccGTCCTATGCACTCATTGATTCTTTTGATAAAGTTGAGGATCTTAATCAACTCGCTGAACCTCACCAAATGGTCTCCGATGATAGAACcagaagacttgaaaatcaatGCTGAGGTGTACTTCGAAGGAGTTCATAAACTCATTCATGAAAGTCAACACAAGTACAGTTCTATTGTGTGTCTGAGAATGGCAATTATCTTATCCAGAATCGAAAAATGGATGCACTTGTCAACGGGAAAACGGTCTTCCCAGCCTTCTAGATCacaagatcaagttcaaagcGAAAACTCCAATTTGGTCAGGATGATTGACACCAGTAAAGAAATCGAGAATCTCAGAGATCCCAAAGAGGAAGCTATGGAACATAACAAAGATAACAATAACATTGCTCAGGAATTTGCTCTGGAAGCAAGTAGTGATGTCAATCCTGAGCGTCCTCCTATTCCTTCACAAGGAAGTCTCTTCTCCAATTCTCTCCAGGAGATATTTCAGACAATTGATTCTGATGTCATTAATTTTTTGAATCCATGGGACCCTATGGATCTTGACATGAACAATTCCGGGTTTGATGCTTCCTTTGTGTCAATGAATATGAATGAGTTTCAGAATACTCCAGGGTCAGGTATGGGATCTATGAACCCCAATGTCAATGGAGGTTTAAACAACCTTAGCCTGAATCTAGGCAACAATATTGGCGGCGACATGGGCCAGAATGGTGGTGCATGGTGA
- a CDS encoding uncharacterized protein (BUSCO:EOG09263QUM; COG:A; EggNog:ENOG503NUUD) has protein sequence MSKVRLSKNQLRREKLKKRKLNSNDTDEQKPVPKLHAPPISQSADTRNKDEDVKPNPSVESNLYKEFESIFSKFEGSNEKKDNDSTNYSDLVAKTDEDKDLVSDEDSDEFELEDEDVIESKSQLQRQNKVSMAHLKAVARNPQVVEWADVDANDPYLLVSIKSNLNVVPVPSHWSSKRDYLAGKRGVERPPFQLPSYILETGIQDMRNSSDESTLRQQQREKVQPKMGKLDIDYQKLHDAFFKYQTRPKLLGYGDVYYEGRETTDENEDKLTEVKPGKLSVELLKAMGLPENGKTPPPWISTMSQIGKPPTYSHLLIPGIDITYANVGYLVNDHEVYGQDSDDGHWGDVQVEESSEDEDDGDEDESDDESEPDPTVQPTYFEEESSKDTGDEIVIHQKPSNDSSKNKTLYTVIKENEAESTNGLLESERKYQLNDDNPTEETTKTEELQAKPARKFKF, from the coding sequence ATGAGCAAAGTAAGACTTCTGAAGAACCAGCTTCGTAgggagaagttgaagaagcgAAAGTTGAACAGCAATGACACGGATGAACAGAAACCAGTTCCCAAGTTACACGCACCCCCGATCTCGCAAAGTGCAGATACTCGCAataaagatgaagatgtgaAACCAAACCCTCTGGTCGAAAGTAACTTGTACAAAGAATTCGAGAGTATATTCAGCAAGTTTGAGGGCTCTAATGAGAAAAAGGATAATGATAGTACGAATTATAGTGATTTGGTGGCCAAAACAGACGAAGATAAAGATCTTGTTCTGGATGAGGATTCCGATGAGTTTGAGctagaagatgaagatgtcaTAGAGTCGAAATCGCAGCTTCAAAGACAGAATAAGGTATCCATGGCCCATCTCAAGGCAGTGGCTAGAAACCCTCAGGTGGTTGAATGGGCCGATGTTGATGCAAATGATCCTTATTTGTTGGTATCCATAAAACTGAACCTAAATGTTGTTCCAGTACCTCTGCATTGgtcttcaaaaagagacTATTTGGCCGGAAAAAGAGGTGTCGAGAGACCTCCATTTCAGCTCCCATCCTACATTCTTGAGACAGGTATCCAAGACATGAGAAATAGTTCTGATGAGCTGACTCTTCGACAGCAGCAACGTGAAAAGGTTCAGCCGAAAATGGGGAAATTAGATATTGACTACCAAAAGCTTCACGATgccttcttcaaatacCAAACAAGACCCAAGCTTTTGGGATATGGTGACGTTTACTATGAAGGAAGAGAAACCACTGAcgaaaatgaagataaaCTCACAGAGGTAAAACCTGGAAAGCTTTCGGTGGAGCTTTTAAAAGCCATGGGGCTACCAGAAAACGGGAAAACTCCTCCTCCGTGGATATCGACTATGAGTCAGATTGGTAAACCACCCACTTACTCTCATTTACTCATTCCGGGGATCGATATCACATATGCCAATGTGGGCTATTTGGTTAATGATCATGAAGTATATGGACAAGACTCCGATGATGGCCATTGGGGAGATGtgcaagttgaagaatcttcagaagatgaagatgatggtgatgaggATGAGAGCGATGATGAGAGCGAGCCTGATCCCACCGTTCAACCCACATACTTTGAAGAGGAAAGTAGTAAAGATACTGGTGATGAAATTGtcatccaccaaaagcCTTCTAATGACTCGTCAAAAAACAAAACTCTATACACGGTTATCAAAGAGAATGAAGCTGAATCTACCAATGGGTTGCTTGAATCTGAACGAAAGTATCAACTTAATGATGACAACCCCACAGAAgaaacaacaaaaacagaagaacttcaagcaaAGCCTGCAAGGAAGTTTAAATTCTAA
- the YOS9 gene encoding Protein OS-9 (BUSCO:EOG09264C3V; COG:S; EggNog:ENOG503NVH2) has translation MVNINNQDSNVVCFLPNLTDDSVIKQLSEDESKEIRPQRSDKELLRAVMSNFTSYLDTKRCTFTTGLNDGYWTYAYCFGDKVIQFHEDLTAFRESGQHKPENPDFVFVLGRFNGSQSHVPEVVNQGTPDSRVINIEDYEIINDPVVTAGYRSRSPKALRHVLRNGEICDLTQEPRTIEVIYRCAQSSDFKTSVFYVKEQRTCEYTMIVNVRGLCEVEEFAPFADEKVVDIICDVKNTSRGFGLAELAGNELVFPRPNSTQVDIQDFNLIPGGKGFFWGKPKHHGRSESLYDKRFVVFCDKDMRSFIETFPRVFSDSMEFKQESPFPSEDKDRVTWDDTFVAWYEVYNYSGEFLFVVKVARKNNLHTKEITIQLVDPFTMMDQDGDPVEVSIPVESRGLYHFEKFSKEIEQTKTLIVTMTVPGQFAAVTNVAQLNVL, from the coding sequence ATGGTGAACATTAACAACCAAGATTCCAATGTCGTGTGTTTCCTACCCAACTTGACAGATGACTCGGTTATAAAGCAATTGAGTGAAGATGAGAGCAAGGAGATAAGGCCTCAGCGCTCCGACAAGGAATTGCTCCGGGCGGTGATGTCTAACTTCACTAGTTATTTGGATACCAAGCGGTGCACTTTCACCACCGGATTGAATGATGGATACTGGACGTATGCATATtgttttggtgataaagtGATACAATTCCACGAAGACTTGACGGCGTTTCGTGAAAGCGGGCAGCACAAGCCCGAGAACCCCGACTTTGTCTTTGTGTTGGGAAGATTCAACGGAAGTCAGTCACATGTTCCAGAAGTTGTCAATCAAGGAACACCCGATTCTCGAGTAATTAACATCGAGGACTAcgaaatcatcaacgatCCGGTGGTGACGGCCGGGTATCGGAGTCGATCTCCCAAGGCGTTGAGGCATGTTCTCAGAAATGGAGAAATATGTGACTTAACCCAGGAACCAAGGACCATCGAAGTAATCTACAGATGTGCTCAGTCACTGGATTTTAAAACGTCTGTTTTTTACGTCAAAGAACAGAGGACTTGTGAGTACACGATGATTGTTAACGTCCGGGGTCTTTGTGAAGTGGAAGAGTTTGCTCCGTTTGCAGATGAGAAGGTGGTGGACATCATATGTGATGTGAAAAACACTAGTAGGGGTTTTGGGTTGGCAGAGTTGGCCGGTAATGAGTTGGTATTCCCTCGGCCTAACTCCACGCAAGTGGACATTCAAGACTTCAATTTAATTCCTGGTGGGAAAGGGTTTTTCTGGGGAAAACCCAAACATCACGGACGGTCAGAGTCCCTATATGACAAAAGATTTGTCGTATTCTGTGATAAAGACATGCGCCTGTTTATTGAGACTTTTCCAAGAGTGTTCTCCGATTCTATGGAATTCAAACAGGAATCCCCCTTTCCTCTGGAGGACAAGGACAGGGTTACATGGGATGATACTTTTGTGGCATGGTACGAAGTGTACAACTATAGCGGagagtttttgtttgtagTGAAAGTTGCCCGAAAGAACAACTTGCACACTAAAGAAATCACTATCCAGTTGGTGGATCCATTCACTATGATGGACCAAGACGGAGATCCGGTGGAAGTTTCAATCCCTGTGGAATCGAGAGGACTTTACCATTTCGAgaagttttccaaagagaTTGAGCAGACCAAAACTTTGATTGTGACAATGACAGTGCCAGGTCAGTTTGCAGCCGTAACCAATGTGGCACAGTTAAACGTATTGTGA